The sequence below is a genomic window from Topomyia yanbarensis strain Yona2022 unplaced genomic scaffold, ASM3024719v1 HiC_scaffold_165, whole genome shotgun sequence.
AGGCGCCTCAAAAAATGTGGTGTGCACGATTGCTTAAAATCTCCTGGGCCAATGGTAAAcggaagcacaacgggtcgacacACAATTCATTGGAAGCGGAACAAACGGTATAACGAAAgcgatttattctgtgatcactcacaccgcTCATGTACGATTCATTTTGTACGagtaccaaagtgccatcttaaCCACAATTGTATATACTGCATTGTTTTTCACCGACTGCCCTGTAAAGTTCGGCCGGAAATgagctggaattctggctgattCCAGTTAGTAATCCGGCACCAGcggcacaaccgattctaactaaccgattccgactcaatcggttgatgcatttgagctggaattcatactgaatCCACTCTAAAGTCCAAACCAGTTCCggaatggtttgactgggtagatgtATAACCATGTCACTGAAGAAAGTGTGAGCCGGCTAGCGAACGGCATCATCAGAAAAATATGAGAATTTCTTGGAAATAACGATGGTTGATTTGAATCAGATATTTTCATGGTCTTTTGTATCATGTATATTGTAAATTGAATTCATTTTCTTGccataacaattgaaattcagaatgtattttgcgttgcgtgtaaaacGTCAAAGCCCTGTAAGAAACTAGCTCTGTATCCAACAAAACATAGTACGAAGTGGATCGGCGCAAGGCGTTTGTTGGACAGACTTGTTTACTAGGGAGTGTAaaattgatgcaaaaatggacaTTAATGGCATTTTTGCTTGATCCCGAGCTGAGTCAGGTTCTCACcccaatagcaaaaacaaaataagcggaccctacacgtgaATAGAATATtatcaataaatatattgacaagacAACTTCAATCCCATTTagattctacagaatcaatattttcaaaatagacTTACACCAtcaattctcgagtactttttcaaatggacgtaagtaacaatgagagattctctttgaggtctttctcttctgttcattactcggccatttcaacatttaatactctactctttgcataatattgtagtaaaaaccgtcgactttcgatatgtactggaaaattagtacaaagtgttgtaatgacgtcgtaataaatgaaagagaaagtaaacaaagagaggctctcaatgttacttacgtccatttgaaaaagtactcgagaatttattgatcaataattgtgttattgtcaatattttggCGCGTGTAGGGTCCgtttttaaaaaacattttttgtcaAATTCCATGCAATCTTGATGTACAtttctcgataaacatatgattaggtcTCAAAAGTCAACTGTCAAAGTTCACTTTGGGGGGGTGGGTCTAATTGCGGAAGAACCGTTAATCGTCCAGCACAGTTGTTGAcagcaaacaaaagagaaaagttttcactTTCGTTGACTgctatcacagagaacagacatgcattattgaacaaatatattaaaaaaaaacttgtgtaaacatttgaattaatatactataaaacactagcgccgccaaaccaacatatcccaactatccgtcaaaactattccggaaccggttcggagtcctgaatggattccagctcaatggaaacaaccgattccgactcaatccgttgatgcatttgagctgaaatccatactgaatccactcagaattccgaaccggttccagaatgATTTAACTGGGTGGGTAGAGgcataaccgctgtcaattcagtcgagctcagccactaaaaacacgacgacagtagcgcacctgatggagatatccaaactaccctAAAAACGTTAGGGAATTTACACAAACGTTAGGGAATtgcggaagatggacgtctgttctctgttctgCTATGTACCGTGCTTGGATACCAACGGTTTCTCCAGAATTTCTCCTCAACGTGCATTGAAGTTTTAATTTttgagccctaatcatatgtttgtcgagattttcaAAGTGATCCCCactaaagttcagccggaaataaactggaattctggctggttccagttcgcattccggctccagtgacacaaccgattctaactagaatcggttgtgtcactggagccggaatgcgaactgaaaccagccagaattccaattcgtttccggctgagcttaactggggatCTGCCCCTAGTAATACACGCATTTGAAAATGTCCCGTTTCTTAAGTATGCAGCCTTTATAATGAATACGATTAAAATAATACATATATCCTCCATATTGGATTGCAGTTAGTTACTCTATTCGGGATATTGCTGAAGATATTTAACTAGCCGTATTTTGTTAGTAATAAATCGATACGCAAAGATATTTTCATTGTTTCCCATTAACGTTAACAACACTTTTTATTTCATCCTCAGTTGTGCTACTTTCCTATAGAGGGTGCAGAAGAGATTTCGCCCACCCATGTATTCGACTTTGCAGTAAACACCTCACACGCACCGTGACTGACGTTGGTACATCGACAGCTGTTCGCATTGTTGTTTTGCGTAGTTTGTATTAGCTTTTCAAATTTGTCCGTCCATCAGATTCCGTTCGGTGTACCGAGAAGGAGCGTCAAGATCAAACGTAAAATCGTATTGTTGCAATACCCATACTGATTGGAAACATGCCGCAAGGACGTAGGAAGGTCCCTTTCAGTGGAAAGCAAAAGAAACTACAACTGGTAGCTAAGAAACAGGCGAAATGTAAGTAAAACTTGTTAAATTTGGTAAATTAGGTAGAGATTTTCGAATAGGATAAAATTTGCGGATTTAATCCCCACTTTTTTCATGAAGAGCGATAGAACCAATGGTATTATTTTAAGAAAACCAACAATATTTGGTTTCACAAACCATTAACACGTATTTTTTTTCGCATAAAATTGCACAAATCATTGATTGGTACACAAAGCTGCTTATTGTGCTtagaatattttatttgaatCAGATTTTGTTTCGACTAAATAATAGTGTGGTGGGTGTTTTTTGGTTCAATGATGTCTTTTAACTCTCGTTTTACGCAATCGATCTATGTTTAATTTTCATGCAAGTTACTTATTGTTTCCTACAGCGGGGACATCTCACAACATTATTCGCAAATTGCGTGATGAGGAGTCGAGTGACATAAGCGAGGACAGTGACTTTCCCAAGTCGTTCTGTGCTACTGTAGAGAAGATCAATCTACAGCCGACCAAGGACCCACGGAGTAAGTCAAACCGGTACGTGTTGCAGTTTCATCGAGAAACTGCCAAAGAGCTTCGAGAGCTTAAGGAAGAAGCACTCAAAACACTCAATCCCTGTCAGGCGGAAGCATTTGAGCTGGGCGATAACTATTATGTGGGTTACGATTTCCCAAAACGACCGCAATGGAGTTTTGAGATGTCCAAAGAACAACTGGATGCTAACGAGAATCGATACTTTTTCGTAAGTAGTGTCAAGTAAGCTTTTATAACACTTACCCATTGGTCTATGCTTGCAGAAATATATAACTTATTTGGAAAAAACCCACTATGATGACATGAAATCGTTAAGCTTTTGTGAATTGAATCTGGAAACATGGCGACAATTGTGGAGAGTGCTAGAGCTATCCGATATAGTGTTGGTTATCGTCGACGCTCGCTTTCCGGTAGATCCTTATATTACTTTACAAACAAGTTTATAATTATAAACTTCATTGCAGACACTTATGTTTCCTCCTGCACTGTACAACTACGTAACCGACGAAATTGGTAAAAGCATGATTCTAGTAATAAACAAAATAGACCTTGTGGAACCGGAAGTTGTTTTAGCATGGAAACGATACTTCGAGGAGAAATACAAAGACATCAAGATTGCGCTATTTACCTCTTATCCATCGTATAATCTTCGTGGTAAGCAAGAGAACAAACAGGGACTCAAGATACGTCGTCGTAAAGGACGAATGCGCATGGCCGCTGAGGGAGcgcaacaaattttcaacatttgccgGGAATATGTTGGCGATGAGGTTGACGTTAACTCGTGGCAGCagaaaattttggaagaacGAAACGCCTCTTCCATGGAcgttgatgacgatgatgaaaCAGTAGAGTCCGAGAGAACCCATGAAGAGGAAAAAGATTTCTCTTTCGAGGAGCTCGTCAAATTCAAAGGTGGCGTACTAACAATTGGTTGCGTCGGATTTCCCAATGTAGGAAAATCTTCCTTGCTCAATGCACTAATGGGTAAAAAGGTCGTTTCGGTGAGTAGAACTCCGGGACATACGAAACATTTTCAAACCATATTCCTCACAAACACTGTCCGCCTCTGCGATTGCCCAGGACTTGTCTTTCCCTCAGCCGTTCCAAGAAAATTGCAGGTGCTTATAGGCAGCTACCCGATTGCTCAATTGCGGGAACCGTATGCATCGGTAAAATATCTAGCCGAAAGATTAGACTTGCCAACACTTCTCGCTTTAAAACACCCGGAAAACGATGCAAGTGGCGGTTGGTCTGCTATCGATGTCTGCGATGCTTGGGCGATCAAGCGAGGTTTTCTTACGGCAAAAACTGCCCGACCGGATACATACCGTGCAGCAAATAGTATTTTGCGAATGGCTCTGGATGGAAAAATTACGCTATCCCTTAAACCGATTGGATACCACCAGATTCAAAGCCGTCTACAAGCAGATGCGGAACTCGCTTGGGTCAAGGAAATTCAATCGCTGGCCAGCTGCAGCGAACGAGAAAGAGAGGAAGACGATGACTTACTGTCGGACACGGATACGGAAGATCTGGCAGAGGCTGCAAGTAACGATGCGGATAATGAAGAAGACGAGGAAGGTAACTCAACCCTGTCACCCGTCGGTTCCAGCCAGAATCCCTTCTCTTTGCTTGGCAGTCCAGAATAAGTTACAGACTGGTAGCAGTTGGCACAAGGATTTAGGATAGTTGACGTTTTAACTATGTGCTTTCCAACCGTTATTGACCCGTTGAGGCGAGATAAACTAGAGGAAAAAAACAACCGATTACTGGTCAGATAGCACATGTTTGTTACATATTTATTGTTATGTCACGATTTATATGTCTCTTTGCAATAAAAGCTACAACtctaaggatattcattatacGGATTAATGGATCACACCCTTACGTTATGAACTGAACCTCACCTTCGACGCTTACCCACAGATGTACATGCTTGTTCGTAGGATACGCGATTTTAGCTGGATAGGAAACTCGTATTAGTCCTAGTAATTCACAACCGCAATGCGCCCTTTTTTCTCGCGATTTGTATCTTTTATCTGTATCAACAGACCCCTTGGTCCCAATGATGGTTACTTAACCTAGTTACACTTAATGATGGAAAAAAATTAGCTTTAATCGTATTTCGTGACAAGTGGAAGTGAAATGCTGAGGCAACTCTATTGGAAACCCGCTGAAGTCCGGTAAGTGCGCTATGACAAccgtagttggttctcctgaaagGTGGCCGTGTAGTATacgcccagttaagctcagccggaaatgaaccggaattctggcagGTTCCAGtttgtattccggctccagtgacacaaccgattctagtaaAAATCGTTTGTGTCACTGGatccggaatacgaactggaaccagccagaattccagttcatttccggctgaactttactgggcggCACCTGAAGTCTCTCGCAGTATTTCAGCAATGAATTGACCCACTGGGTTTCTGTGCCCATGTCGTAAAAAGCGACTAACAACAGTTGTGTCGTCAAATGGTGAGAAAATATAGtacttacaagtttcctatcacgtgcctccacgcgagtctattGATGACACTTGGTTATTAGACCGGCATCGGCTGGGTGCTATCAGTCTTCTGTTGTAGCAGCGGAATGAGAGGCTGCCTTAAAAACCTTACCAAGGTGTGACGCGACCAGTTATGCCGAGGGGCATCAGCACTTCGAACCCCAGCCCTATTTGAAACTAGGATCGGGATTCGAAGTGataacaaaaatcaaaacacGCGCGAAGCCTGTGGGGCACTAGGGTgtatccaactgtatttttgccCTTACCCTGGCAGG
It includes:
- the LOC131694826 gene encoding guanine nucleotide-binding protein-like 1; amino-acid sequence: MPQGRRKVPFSGKQKKLQLVAKKQAKSGTSHNIIRKLRDEESSDISEDSDFPKSFCATVEKINLQPTKDPRSKSNRYVLQFHRETAKELRELKEEALKTLNPCQAEAFELGDNYYVGYDFPKRPQWSFEMSKEQLDANENRYFFKYITYLEKTHYDDMKSLSFCELNLETWRQLWRVLELSDIVLVIVDARFPTLMFPPALYNYVTDEIGKSMILVINKIDLVEPEVVLAWKRYFEEKYKDIKIALFTSYPSYNLRGKQENKQGLKIRRRKGRMRMAAEGAQQIFNICREYVGDEVDVNSWQQKILEERNASSMDVDDDDETVESERTHEEEKDFSFEELVKFKGGVLTIGCVGFPNVGKSSLLNALMGKKVVSVSRTPGHTKHFQTIFLTNTVRLCDCPGLVFPSAVPRKLQVLIGSYPIAQLREPYASVKYLAERLDLPTLLALKHPENDASGGWSAIDVCDAWAIKRGFLTAKTARPDTYRAANSILRMALDGKITLSLKPIGYHQIQSRLQADAELAWVKEIQSLASCSEREREEDDDLLSDTDTEDLAEAASNDADNEEDEEGNSTLSPVGSSQNPFSLLGSPE